A genome region from Psychrobacter jeotgali includes the following:
- a CDS encoding RluA family pseudouridine synthase codes for MTNSTTNDKPIHEAPAIFNSKTRPQSADDEISNFEKVNYLEVTRHQHDQRLDNFLLNRLKGLPKAHVYKMIRSDEIRVNNKRCKAHDRVQREDVVRIAPVQLATRDKPIISNDFAKSLLARVVYEDDGLIVLNKPSGIAVHGGSGLDFGVIEAMREVTGKKYLELIHRIDKDTSGLLMISKKRSALKDLQQHLVDKTIQKHYLCIAKGQPAMGEQRIDAPLLRFTLASGERRVKVDAQDPQSKDSQTDIVVHSRFTVGNQPVSLIEAKPLTGRTHQIRVHLAHIGHPILGDDKYNPQDKSGAHRLCLHAWRLDIPGYEVITAPLPEDIAAMLPENTELPEVTKSNND; via the coding sequence ATGACGAATTCAACAACCAACGATAAACCTATTCATGAAGCTCCGGCTATCTTCAATAGTAAAACCCGCCCTCAAAGCGCTGATGACGAGATTAGTAACTTTGAAAAAGTTAATTATTTAGAAGTGACTCGCCATCAACATGATCAGCGTTTGGATAACTTTTTACTTAATCGCCTCAAAGGCTTGCCAAAAGCGCATGTCTATAAAATGATTCGCTCGGATGAAATTCGAGTCAATAATAAACGCTGTAAAGCCCACGATAGAGTGCAGCGTGAGGATGTGGTACGCATTGCACCAGTACAGCTAGCGACTCGCGATAAGCCTATTATTAGTAACGACTTTGCTAAGAGTTTGCTGGCGCGCGTGGTTTATGAAGATGATGGTTTAATAGTGCTCAATAAACCTTCAGGTATAGCCGTCCATGGCGGCAGTGGGCTTGATTTTGGGGTGATAGAAGCCATGCGCGAGGTTACTGGCAAAAAGTATCTTGAGCTTATTCACCGTATCGACAAAGATACCTCTGGGCTACTGATGATCTCCAAAAAACGCTCGGCACTAAAAGACTTGCAGCAACATCTGGTTGATAAGACCATTCAAAAGCATTACTTATGTATAGCAAAAGGTCAGCCTGCGATGGGTGAGCAGCGTATCGATGCGCCGTTGCTGCGCTTCACCCTAGCGAGCGGCGAGCGCCGGGTTAAGGTAGATGCGCAAGACCCGCAAAGTAAAGACAGCCAAACCGACATTGTGGTACACAGCCGCTTTACCGTTGGTAATCAGCCGGTAAGCTTAATAGAAGCCAAACCCTTGACCGGACGCACGCATCAGATTCGGGTGCATCTGGCGCATATCGGTCATCCGATATTAGGCGATGATAAATATAATCCGCAAGATAAATCGGGCGCGCACCGCTTGTGCTTGCATGCTTGGCGCTTAGATATCCCTGGTTATGAAGTGATTACTGCGCCATTACCTGAGGATATAGCGGCAATGCTACCTGAAAACACTGAACTGCCAGAGGTTACCAAAAGTAATAATGACTAA
- a CDS encoding c-type cytochrome yields the protein MKKLIAAASLCVASFSTHAVITVPEYDVNAGKQIVETVCAACHGVDGVSAIPAQANLGGQNVRYLYKQLVNFKTGLRKNGIMQSQVANLSQQDMANVAGYYSEQPIWSVGLGNPATAEAATKLYLGGDKSRGVIGCAGCHGPDAAGNEWAAFPRLGGQHAEYVANQLKLFRAAGREDDIASDDQKRVNDTDSEGEKGMMQTVAARLSDRDIRILSDYISALH from the coding sequence ATGAAAAAGTTAATCGCTGCCGCCAGCTTATGTGTTGCAAGTTTTAGCACGCATGCTGTTATTACTGTTCCTGAATATGATGTCAATGCTGGTAAACAGATCGTTGAAACCGTCTGTGCCGCCTGTCATGGTGTAGATGGAGTGAGTGCTATTCCCGCTCAAGCCAACTTGGGTGGACAGAACGTTAGATATCTCTATAAGCAATTGGTAAACTTTAAAACTGGACTGCGCAAAAACGGTATTATGCAGTCACAAGTTGCTAACTTGTCCCAGCAAGATATGGCCAATGTGGCAGGATACTATTCTGAGCAGCCCATTTGGAGTGTAGGTCTAGGTAATCCTGCTACTGCTGAAGCGGCAACTAAACTGTATTTGGGTGGTGATAAATCTCGTGGTGTGATCGGTTGTGCTGGTTGCCATGGTCCAGATGCTGCTGGTAATGAGTGGGCGGCTTTTCCACGTCTAGGTGGGCAACATGCTGAATATGTTGCTAATCAGTTGAAACTATTCCGTGCTGCTGGCCGTGAAGACGATATTGCTAGTGATGACCAAAAGCGGGTTAATGACACGGATAGTGAAGGCGAAAAAGGCATGATGCAGACCGTAGCGGCAAGACTGTCAGATCGTGATATTCGTATTTTATCAGACTATATAAGCGCCCTTCATTAA
- the yihA gene encoding ribosome biogenesis GTP-binding protein YihA/YsxC, translating into MSTPPKNTSAEQAEFNTKARQRIQQTEFMTSAPTFRLCPPDEGLEVAFAGRSNAGKSSAINALTNQRQLARSSKTPGRTQMINFFSIGDTDTRLVDLPGYGYAAVPLEMKKEWQVELEEYLVSRSSLAGLVLLTDIRHPLKFFDEQMLHWAKDGELPVHILLTKADKFKYGAAKNALLNTRQQLKKLDLPCTIQLFSALRKEGIDELAGVMGRWYDYKLGEQAPDDADTKLESTKLENTELKD; encoded by the coding sequence ATGAGTACCCCACCTAAAAACACCAGCGCTGAACAGGCCGAATTCAACACCAAAGCCCGTCAGCGCATTCAACAAACCGAATTTATGACCTCAGCACCCACTTTTCGTCTCTGTCCTCCTGATGAGGGCTTAGAAGTGGCTTTTGCTGGCCGCTCAAATGCAGGTAAGTCCTCTGCTATTAATGCGCTAACCAACCAGCGTCAACTGGCACGCTCCTCCAAAACACCGGGGCGCACTCAGATGATTAACTTTTTTAGCATTGGCGATACTGATACCCGTTTGGTTGATTTACCCGGTTACGGCTACGCAGCGGTACCGCTGGAGATGAAAAAGGAGTGGCAGGTTGAGTTAGAAGAATATTTGGTATCACGCTCAAGCTTAGCGGGCCTAGTACTCCTTACTGACATCCGCCATCCGCTAAAATTCTTTGATGAGCAGATGCTGCATTGGGCAAAAGACGGTGAGCTACCGGTACATATCCTACTTACCAAAGCAGATAAGTTTAAATATGGTGCGGCTAAAAATGCGCTACTCAACACCCGTCAACAGCTCAAAAAGCTAGATCTACCTTGCACTATCCAGCTGTTCTCAGCGCTTAGAAAAGAAGGTATTGACGAGCTGGCCGGAGTTATGGGCCGCTGGTATGATTATAAACTTGGTGAACAAGCGCCTGACGACGCCGATACTAAGCTAGAAAGTACTAAACTAGAAAATACTGAGCTGAAAGACTAA
- a CDS encoding Rne/Rng family ribonuclease, protein MKRILINATQNEEIRVALCKGNHLYDFDLENRTREQKKSNIYKGHVTRVEPSLEAVFVEYGSQRQGFLPIREISTEYLSGNPRDENIKKLIKEGDELIVQVEKEERGNKGAALSTYVSLAGRYLVLMPNNPRGGGISRQISGKLREDMKRMLSNLDLPKGMSVIIRTAGIGKTQEDLQHDLNHLLNIWQAIQEQNKKYPSPRLVHQEAGVVTRAVRDYLRDDISEIWIDNENAYIEAAGFIDAVMPTQAEKLRKYTDYEPMFSRFNIEKQIETAYQREVRLPSGGSIVIDQTEALVSIDINSAKSTKGSDVAETAYHTNLEAADEIARQLRLRDMGGLIVIDFIDMNDNKNQKEVEKRLIDATKYDRARVQFGDISKFGLMEMSRQRLRPSLEESTGYICPRCHGNGMIRDLRSLSLSIMRQIEQIALKERQGEVQAEVPTDIAAFLLNEKRDSLVYLEQDSGTRITILPHAHLESPNFKLHFNRDGFAPSSYERITDTQQQEYSDLGYDVDWQTAEKERPEQQPTRQPRASSTKQDSQSNSHSNHEPSGGQQNQRLENSSAVTSVRATVQATQNQQQHSAQTPSPKVQQNAQAVSAAAPAAAQPQAVAWLSNLFAQAPQAQTAHSVSSREAAEAIEAIVNTGAQSLGSFGQVDNSALTSSPLTSSHSTAAQQDDAQQARQHTTQGTSEDKDEDKNDDKRKRKPRKTRSSKPRQRKDQRDDSHRVADSSSADNGTNGTNDSKNTGKTDSQDDSQHKRDDNKRSNDRQRNNRYDNKRQDSGATDTNGQDSSDADEHTRNKRKPHSKRPSRGTLERGETLDSTAKQGETQTTADSSKAKASTRSQQDPNEVTLQVNESPVKLKSPEVVHLSLDDSKSENQPTTAKQAEVSTDEAANKTPSDTQDDNSGARSPTDDKTSSAEQPVSTTATKDQKEDASATAKSAPMSTTSSETQQVSEEQKQETTVTSPTVTDVTSKENASKDSDDKEDKGSSESGKPAVELTHEALFAARYITADKYGQASNDPRVVRHQQQQGVQTNDANKADVVPATAGISTLRGTVGEFIRATLQDAENQLADNGVIGSFIAAMTSYSQPVEAPKQADADVFDFSNYGYQPLSADYLARFSAMTQAVSQYAAPQGKTEVTPTAIGKRASNDPRGQHPDYDTDEPQQQATLTLPEVQPGLKDAQQEVEETTTVAETAEVSTEDQGYEQQNDGKQNASEIDADETQADALTSAEQASDISTESEELLEADQANTSDDQSAQDDEPTKDDSQSAKSKTTIASYKNMIENVAEQLLPQTSMFNLTTPKVQSKVPKARSRKPKAEHKKPTQAEQAEVDSSDSDSGAD, encoded by the coding sequence ATGAAGCGCATTTTAATCAACGCTACTCAAAACGAAGAAATTCGTGTCGCCTTATGTAAAGGCAACCATCTGTATGATTTCGATCTTGAAAATCGTACCCGTGAACAAAAAAAATCCAACATTTATAAAGGTCACGTGACCCGTGTCGAACCCTCGCTTGAAGCAGTATTCGTTGAATATGGCTCACAGCGTCAGGGTTTTTTGCCTATCCGTGAGATTTCAACCGAATACTTGAGCGGTAATCCACGTGATGAAAACATCAAAAAGCTCATTAAAGAAGGCGACGAGCTTATCGTGCAGGTCGAAAAAGAAGAGCGTGGTAATAAAGGTGCAGCGCTATCTACTTATGTGTCGCTCGCTGGTCGCTACCTTGTACTGATGCCCAACAATCCGCGTGGCGGCGGTATCTCACGTCAGATATCAGGCAAGCTGCGTGAAGATATGAAGCGCATGCTCAGTAACCTTGATTTGCCTAAAGGCATGAGCGTCATCATTCGTACCGCTGGTATTGGTAAGACTCAAGAAGACTTACAGCATGATCTAAATCACCTGCTCAATATCTGGCAAGCCATTCAAGAACAAAATAAAAAATATCCTTCACCGCGCTTGGTGCACCAAGAAGCGGGCGTGGTTACGCGTGCGGTACGTGATTATCTGCGTGATGATATCAGTGAGATTTGGATCGATAACGAAAACGCTTATATTGAAGCGGCAGGTTTTATTGATGCGGTAATGCCGACCCAGGCTGAAAAGCTGCGTAAATATACCGATTATGAGCCGATGTTTTCTCGCTTTAATATCGAGAAGCAAATCGAGACCGCTTATCAGCGTGAAGTCCGTTTGCCTTCAGGCGGCTCTATTGTGATTGACCAAACCGAAGCTTTGGTCTCTATCGACATCAACTCAGCTAAGTCGACCAAAGGCTCAGATGTTGCTGAAACCGCTTATCATACCAACTTAGAGGCGGCTGACGAGATTGCACGCCAGCTACGCCTGCGTGATATGGGCGGCCTAATTGTCATCGACTTCATTGATATGAATGACAATAAGAATCAAAAAGAAGTCGAAAAACGTCTGATTGATGCCACTAAATACGACCGTGCCCGCGTCCAGTTTGGCGATATCTCCAAGTTTGGGTTGATGGAAATGAGTCGTCAGCGTCTACGCCCCTCATTAGAGGAATCAACAGGCTATATCTGCCCACGCTGTCATGGTAACGGTATGATTCGTGATTTGCGCTCATTATCGTTGTCGATTATGCGCCAAATCGAGCAGATCGCCCTAAAAGAGCGTCAGGGTGAGGTTCAAGCCGAAGTACCGACCGATATTGCTGCCTTTTTGCTGAACGAGAAGCGTGATAGCCTGGTTTATCTAGAGCAAGATAGTGGCACCCGTATTACTATTTTGCCACACGCTCATCTTGAGTCGCCTAATTTTAAATTGCACTTTAATCGTGATGGTTTTGCGCCCTCAAGCTATGAGCGTATTACCGATACCCAGCAGCAAGAGTATAGCGATTTGGGTTATGATGTTGACTGGCAAACCGCTGAAAAAGAGCGTCCAGAGCAGCAGCCTACCCGCCAACCACGAGCATCCTCTACGAAGCAGGACAGTCAGTCAAATAGCCACTCAAACCACGAGCCTAGCGGGGGACAACAAAACCAGCGTCTTGAAAATAGTAGCGCCGTAACTTCAGTGCGTGCGACCGTGCAAGCCACTCAAAATCAACAGCAGCATAGCGCTCAGACGCCATCACCAAAAGTGCAACAAAACGCTCAAGCTGTGAGCGCAGCTGCTCCGGCTGCAGCCCAGCCACAAGCCGTAGCTTGGTTGTCTAATTTATTTGCTCAAGCCCCACAAGCGCAGACCGCTCACAGCGTAAGTAGCCGTGAAGCTGCTGAAGCTATCGAGGCTATTGTAAACACTGGCGCTCAAAGTCTAGGCTCATTTGGCCAAGTCGATAATAGTGCTTTAACTAGTAGCCCTTTAACTAGTAGCCATAGCACAGCGGCGCAGCAAGATGATGCTCAACAAGCACGCCAACATACGACTCAAGGCACTAGTGAAGACAAAGACGAAGATAAAAATGACGATAAGAGAAAGCGTAAACCCCGTAAAACCAGATCATCAAAACCACGTCAAAGAAAAGATCAGCGTGATGACAGTCATCGAGTAGCTGATAGCAGCAGTGCTGATAATGGAACCAATGGCACTAATGACTCCAAAAATACGGGTAAAACTGATAGCCAAGACGATAGTCAGCACAAACGCGACGATAATAAACGCAGTAATGATCGCCAGCGTAACAACCGTTATGACAATAAGCGTCAGGACTCTGGCGCCACTGATACCAATGGTCAAGATAGTAGCGACGCTGATGAGCATACTCGTAACAAACGTAAGCCGCACAGCAAGCGTCCTTCACGTGGTACTCTGGAGCGCGGCGAAACTTTAGACAGCACTGCTAAACAAGGTGAAACCCAGACTACTGCTGATAGTAGCAAAGCTAAAGCCAGCACGCGTAGTCAGCAAGACCCTAATGAGGTAACGCTGCAAGTTAATGAGTCTCCCGTTAAGCTCAAATCTCCAGAAGTGGTCCATTTGTCTTTGGATGATAGCAAGTCTGAGAACCAGCCTACTACTGCAAAGCAGGCAGAGGTGAGTACAGATGAAGCTGCCAATAAAACACCGTCTGATACTCAAGATGATAACAGCGGCGCTCGTTCACCTACAGATGATAAAACGTCTAGTGCTGAGCAGCCTGTCTCTACAACGGCTACTAAGGACCAAAAGGAGGATGCTTCAGCAACTGCTAAGTCAGCACCTATGTCTACAACATCGTCTGAAACCCAGCAGGTCAGCGAGGAGCAAAAGCAGGAAACGACTGTTACTAGTCCGACTGTTACTGACGTTACTTCTAAGGAAAACGCCAGTAAAGATAGCGATGATAAAGAAGATAAAGGGAGCAGCGAAAGTGGCAAGCCTGCAGTTGAGCTTACTCATGAGGCATTATTTGCGGCACGCTATATTACTGCCGATAAATATGGGCAAGCCAGTAATGACCCACGCGTAGTACGTCATCAGCAACAGCAGGGCGTTCAAACGAACGATGCCAATAAAGCTGATGTAGTACCAGCTACGGCCGGTATTTCTACTCTCCGTGGTACGGTCGGCGAGTTTATTCGTGCTACGCTTCAGGATGCGGAAAACCAATTAGCAGATAATGGCGTCATTGGTAGCTTTATTGCCGCAATGACGAGCTATTCTCAGCCAGTAGAAGCGCCTAAGCAGGCCGACGCTGATGTCTTTGATTTTAGCAACTATGGTTATCAGCCCCTTAGCGCTGATTATCTAGCACGCTTTAGCGCAATGACTCAAGCGGTCAGCCAATATGCGGCGCCGCAGGGCAAAACTGAGGTGACACCAACAGCTATAGGCAAACGTGCTAGCAATGATCCACGTGGTCAGCATCCTGATTATGATACGGATGAGCCGCAGCAGCAAGCCACGTTGACCCTTCCTGAGGTGCAGCCCGGTCTAAAGGATGCTCAGCAAGAGGTAGAAGAGACTACTACTGTAGCCGAAACCGCCGAGGTGAGCACCGAAGATCAAGGGTATGAGCAGCAAAATGACGGCAAGCAGAACGCTAGCGAGATTGATGCTGATGAAACCCAAGCTGACGCTCTGACTAGTGCAGAACAGGCGAGTGATATCAGTACTGAAAGTGAGGAGCTGCTAGAGGCTGATCAAGCCAATACCAGCGATGACCAAAGTGCGCAAGATGACGAGCCTACAAAGGATGATAGTCAATCAGCGAAATCGAAAACCACTATCGCTAGTTATAAAAACATGATCGAAAATGTGGCTGAGCAATTGCTACCACAGACCA
- the fur gene encoding ferric iron uptake transcriptional regulator, giving the protein MASITNQDLRKAGLKVTLPRIKILELLESAERHHMSAEEVYKALIEQGEDVGLATVYRVLTQFEQAGIVERHNFENNLSVFEITQEEHHDHLVCDICGKIIEFHNEIIEAEQLKVADEHGFKLSGHSLVLYGICNNQACQDSAK; this is encoded by the coding sequence ATGGCTTCTATTACCAATCAAGACTTACGTAAAGCGGGATTAAAAGTCACCTTACCGCGAATCAAAATTTTAGAACTGCTCGAAAGTGCTGAGCGTCATCATATGAGTGCTGAAGAGGTCTATAAAGCGCTGATTGAACAAGGTGAAGATGTGGGATTGGCTACTGTATATCGAGTGCTTACTCAGTTTGAACAAGCAGGTATCGTTGAGCGTCACAACTTTGAGAACAATCTATCGGTGTTCGAGATTACCCAGGAGGAGCATCATGATCATCTGGTATGCGATATCTGTGGCAAAATTATTGAATTTCATAATGAAATCATTGAAGCTGAACAACTTAAAGTGGCTGATGAGCATGGTTTTAAGTTGTCAGGTCATTCATTAGTGCTCTACGGTATCTGTAACAATCAGGCTTGTCAGGATAGTGCAAAATAG
- a CDS encoding PilT/PilU family type 4a pilus ATPase has translation MEFDKLLHLMVKNNGSDLFITANVAPSMKINGAIRPIGKLPLTAEQTMALVKSIMTISQQEEFDKTNECQFAITDKAQQARFRVSAFMQRDMAGMVLRKIENKIPTVEELRLPASLTELAMQKRGIILLVGATGTGKSTTLAAMVGHRNQHSHGHIITIEDPIEFVHQHQGCIITQREVGIDTHSFEAGLKNTLRQAPDVILIGEIRNREVMSYAIQYAETGHLVFATLHANNANQAIDRIIHFFESERHSQLFMDLSLNLRAIIAQQLIPTPDGKGRRVAIEILLNSQLISDYIRKGEVHELKEVMTRSRDSGMQTFDQALFDLYENGEITYSDAIKHADSPNDLRLKIKLSSKNADNNLDEGADSLSLNLN, from the coding sequence ATGGAATTTGATAAGCTACTACATTTAATGGTCAAAAATAACGGCTCCGATCTCTTTATTACTGCCAATGTTGCTCCATCAATGAAAATCAATGGTGCTATCCGTCCGATTGGTAAGCTGCCTTTGACTGCTGAACAGACTATGGCGCTGGTTAAGAGCATCATGACCATCAGCCAACAAGAGGAGTTTGATAAAACTAACGAATGTCAGTTTGCTATTACCGATAAGGCGCAACAAGCACGGTTTCGAGTCAGTGCTTTTATGCAGCGCGATATGGCCGGCATGGTATTACGGAAGATTGAAAATAAAATTCCGACGGTTGAAGAGCTCAGACTGCCTGCTTCGTTGACCGAGCTTGCTATGCAAAAACGTGGCATTATTCTATTAGTAGGTGCTACTGGTACTGGTAAATCGACAACGCTCGCTGCTATGGTAGGGCACCGTAACCAGCATTCGCATGGTCATATCATTACTATTGAGGACCCCATCGAATTTGTCCATCAGCATCAGGGCTGTATCATTACCCAGCGCGAAGTGGGTATCGATACGCATTCGTTTGAAGCGGGTCTCAAGAACACCTTACGTCAAGCGCCCGACGTTATTTTGATCGGCGAGATTCGTAACCGTGAAGTCATGAGCTATGCTATTCAATATGCGGAGACCGGACACTTAGTATTTGCAACCTTGCACGCCAACAATGCCAACCAAGCTATTGACCGTATTATTCACTTCTTTGAAAGCGAGCGTCATAGTCAGTTATTTATGGATTTATCATTGAATCTAAGAGCTATTATCGCTCAGCAATTGATTCCAACTCCTGATGGCAAAGGACGTAGAGTAGCTATCGAGATCTTGCTTAATTCACAACTAATAAGTGATTATATTCGTAAAGGTGAAGTGCATGAGCTCAAGGAAGTTATGACGCGCTCACGAGATAGCGGTATGCAAACCTTTGATCAGGCATTGTTCGACCTTTATGAAAATGGAGAGATTACCTATAGCGATGCCATTAAGCATGCTGACTCCCCTAATGATTTACGTCTAAAAATCAAACTCAGTAGTAAAAATGCAGATAATAACCTTGATGAAGGCGCAGATAGTTTATCTTTGAACCTAAACTAA
- a CDS encoding c-type cytochrome has translation MRSVKNFLAKTSRALVSTTAALVFSTAMVNSALAADIAITYDNSCAACHDSGALNAIKKGDSAKWQQLIQQKGMPALVESVKGGMIQMPAGGLCDNCSDEDYRKLIEYMSK, from the coding sequence ATGCGCTCTGTAAAGAATTTTTTAGCTAAAACTAGCCGCGCTTTGGTTAGCACTACTGCCGCGCTTGTATTTAGCACCGCTATGGTTAATAGTGCCCTAGCAGCTGATATTGCAATTACTTACGATAATTCCTGCGCTGCTTGTCATGATAGTGGCGCCTTGAACGCCATTAAAAAAGGCGATAGCGCTAAATGGCAACAACTGATACAGCAAAAAGGTATGCCAGCGCTGGTTGAGTCTGTTAAAGGCGGTATGATTCAAATGCCAGCAGGCGGGCTGTGTGATAACTGTAGCGATGAAGACTATCGTAAATTGATTGAATATATGAGCAAATAG
- a CDS encoding RnfH family protein, with the protein MVSLAAELTQTDHSANEHERSSTSITVYLAYAETATKQHYKSLQVSKGATLYQALAQAGWLIRFPDLASWCEQVASIETPAAKRWHVGIYAKKQPLSYQLQAQDRIEVYRSLSADPMAQRLTKSKAK; encoded by the coding sequence GTGGTTAGCTTAGCAGCAGAATTAACGCAAACAGATCATTCAGCTAATGAGCATGAGCGCTCATCAACCTCTATCACGGTATATCTTGCTTATGCTGAAACTGCAACTAAGCAGCATTATAAGTCGCTACAAGTTAGTAAGGGAGCTACCTTGTACCAAGCGCTTGCCCAAGCAGGCTGGCTAATACGGTTTCCAGATCTGGCATCGTGGTGTGAGCAAGTAGCAAGCATCGAGACGCCAGCAGCGAAACGCTGGCATGTGGGTATCTATGCCAAAAAGCAACCGCTCAGTTATCAGCTGCAGGCACAAGATCGTATTGAAGTCTATCGCAGTTTAAGCGCTGATCCAATGGCTCAGCGCTTAACTAAAAGTAAGGCCAAATAA
- a CDS encoding HAD-IA family hydrolase, with protein MTKSNITQPQSSIIPTNYPKTHSSDSHSLSSHCLADKKLIIFDWDGTLMDSIGLIVESMHIAGEQHGFQTTDEAVKGIIGLSLIKGIKILYPVATPEQEQKIQQSYADYYIANSHRTPFFAPIDTMLKTLKNEDKLLAVATGKKRMGLDRVIEASNSQHYFAITRCADESGSKPDPQMLLDILDYTQQSIADAVFIGDSIYDIQMATALGMTSIAVNYGTASSTELGAQQPTYQVDTPAELADLLTA; from the coding sequence ATGACTAAAAGCAATATCACTCAGCCCCAATCGTCGATTATCCCTACCAATTATCCAAAGACTCATAGCTCGGATTCTCATAGCTTAAGCTCTCATTGTTTGGCTGACAAAAAGCTGATTATCTTTGATTGGGATGGTACCTTAATGGATTCTATAGGCTTGATTGTTGAGTCTATGCACATTGCTGGCGAGCAGCATGGCTTCCAGACCACCGACGAGGCAGTAAAAGGTATTATCGGGTTAAGCTTAATCAAAGGGATTAAAATCCTTTATCCTGTAGCAACTCCTGAGCAAGAACAGAAAATCCAACAAAGTTATGCCGATTATTATATTGCCAATAGTCATCGAACTCCATTTTTTGCACCTATAGATACTATGCTGAAAACGCTAAAAAATGAGGATAAACTATTGGCAGTGGCTACCGGCAAAAAGCGTATGGGACTGGATCGAGTCATAGAAGCTTCCAATAGTCAGCACTACTTTGCCATAACCCGCTGTGCTGATGAATCGGGCTCCAAGCCTGATCCGCAGATGCTACTCGATATCTTAGACTATACTCAGCAGTCTATTGCTGATGCGGTCTTTATTGGTGATAGTATTTATGATATTCAAATGGCGACAGCGCTCGGTATGACCAGTATTGCCGTGAACTACGGCACCGCTAGTAGCACCGAGCTGGGTGCCCAGCAGCCGACTTATCAAGTCGATACGCCAGCTGAGCTAGCTGACTTATTAACTGCCTAG
- a CDS encoding outer membrane protein assembly factor BamE, with translation MRKLLLTTALGATLGLSGCSLLSVYKIDLPQGTPITQTQAQKLQVGMNQNQVLYLLGSPAIRDTLAPNRWDYIYDYKAGTEGERKGIADVKNASQHLVIYFDNNGLVNRIEGIETLPVS, from the coding sequence ATGCGTAAGCTTTTGCTCACCACTGCTTTAGGCGCTACCCTTGGACTATCTGGCTGCTCTTTATTGAGTGTCTATAAGATAGATCTGCCACAAGGAACTCCTATAACCCAAACTCAAGCCCAAAAATTACAAGTGGGCATGAATCAAAACCAAGTGTTGTACCTACTAGGCAGCCCTGCTATTAGAGATACCCTCGCGCCTAACCGCTGGGACTATATTTATGATTATAAAGCAGGAACAGAAGGCGAGCGTAAGGGTATCGCTGATGTCAAAAATGCCAGCCAACATTTAGTTATTTATTTTGATAATAATGGCTTGGTCAACCGTATTGAAGGTATTGAAACTCTACCGGTTTCTTAA